Proteins from one Acidihalobacter prosperus genomic window:
- a CDS encoding respiratory nitrate reductase subunit gamma, producing the protein MRWRESCKCKHTFHRSGALGIQNPSVPGLTAFLLFPFTRLVHIWSAPVGTSDGAIRSFANVRPDESAAHGRR; encoded by the coding sequence ATTCGGTGGCGAGAATCATGCAAGTGTAAACATACATTTCATCGCTCTGGTGCCCTGGGTATACAAAATCCATCTGTTCCTGGGCTGACGGCGTTCCTGCTATTCCCCTTTACGCGACTGGTGCATATCTGGAGTGCCCCGGTCGGCACCTCGGACGGCGCTATCAGATCGTTCGCAAACGTCAGGCCTGACGAATCCGCCGCTCATGGCCGACGGTAA
- a CDS encoding MOSC domain-containing protein, whose amino-acid sequence MEQIGIIREIWRYPVKGMAGEALKEGRLVAGAGIEGDRLWALRDTARGEIQGCKFRPELLGCDARLRADGSGHVDVRFPEGDVMGSDDGDIHASLSALTGRSSTLEALRPLGDGSFYRRHKADDHTWFEELKATFARLPGEPLPDFSGAPPEFSEYVCQPGTFFLVTPFHLVTTATLARLRASSPAADWNVRRFRPNVVIETAPEAEGYVEQDWIGRKLHLGSARVACTETTPRCGAVARKQRGLSEDASILRSIVREAEQNLGIYGRGLETGCLRVGDAVYLI is encoded by the coding sequence GTGGAGCAGATCGGCATCATCAGGGAGATTTGGCGTTACCCGGTCAAGGGCATGGCGGGCGAAGCGCTGAAGGAGGGGCGGCTGGTCGCTGGCGCCGGCATCGAGGGCGACCGTCTATGGGCACTGCGCGATACCGCGCGGGGCGAGATCCAAGGCTGCAAGTTCCGGCCCGAGCTGCTGGGCTGCGACGCGCGACTGCGTGCGGACGGCAGCGGCCATGTGGACGTGCGGTTTCCCGAGGGCGACGTGATGGGCAGCGACGATGGCGACATCCATGCAAGCCTGTCCGCGCTTACCGGGCGCTCATCGACCCTCGAAGCCCTGCGGCCGCTTGGGGACGGCAGCTTCTACCGGCGCCACAAAGCAGACGACCACACCTGGTTCGAGGAACTCAAGGCGACCTTCGCGCGTCTGCCGGGCGAGCCATTGCCGGATTTCAGCGGTGCGCCACCTGAGTTTTCGGAGTATGTCTGTCAGCCCGGGACGTTCTTTCTGGTCACGCCGTTCCATTTGGTGACCACCGCCACGCTGGCTCGGTTGCGCGCCTCGAGTCCCGCGGCGGACTGGAACGTGCGCCGTTTTCGGCCGAACGTCGTGATCGAGACAGCGCCCGAGGCCGAGGGGTACGTCGAGCAGGATTGGATCGGGCGCAAGCTACATCTGGGTTCGGCCCGGGTGGCTTGCACCGAGACGACGCCGCGCTGCGGCGCGGTCGCACGCAAGCAGCGCGGACTGTCGGAGGACGCCTCGATCTTGCGCAGCATCGTCCGCGAAGCGGAGCAGAACCTGGGCATCTATGGCAGAGGGCTGGAGACAGGCTGCCTGCGCGTCGGTGATGCGGTGTACTTGATCTGA
- a CDS encoding ABC transporter permease, translating to MRRASAIDRAMQGMAIATLAFLWLPLFVVVAFSFEPEAAAVHLTGFTFDWYERVWQQGGMLHALFRSLELGLLSAAAGTVLGALLAVGLHRYRGRGFAILALIVYLPIVMPDVIYGISQMVFFNYMHRFIGWPSAGLVTMGIAHVSFQIPYVALVVYARLVGLDRNLVHAAADLYASPLKSLYAFWLPVLKPALIAGFLLAFTLSLDDFVISFFTSGPGSVTLPIYIWGSIARHGVTPQTNAIASLMIGAVLLVALAQTFFQARRHGYLSSHGQPSA from the coding sequence ATGAGGCGCGCTTCCGCCATCGATCGCGCGATGCAGGGCATGGCCATCGCCACCCTGGCCTTTCTTTGGCTGCCGTTGTTTGTCGTGGTGGCCTTCTCGTTCGAGCCGGAGGCCGCGGCGGTACATCTCACGGGGTTCACCTTCGATTGGTACGAGCGCGTCTGGCAGCAGGGCGGCATGCTGCACGCCTTGTTCCGCTCGCTCGAGCTCGGTCTGCTGTCGGCCGCTGCGGGCACCGTGCTCGGTGCGTTGCTCGCCGTTGGACTGCATCGCTACCGTGGCCGTGGCTTCGCCATCCTGGCCTTGATCGTCTATCTACCGATCGTCATGCCCGACGTGATCTACGGTATTTCACAGATGGTGTTCTTCAACTACATGCACCGGTTCATCGGCTGGCCCAGTGCCGGACTGGTGACCATGGGCATCGCCCACGTCAGCTTCCAGATTCCCTACGTCGCACTGGTGGTCTATGCCCGGCTGGTCGGCCTCGATCGCAACCTGGTACATGCTGCCGCGGATCTCTATGCCTCGCCGCTCAAGAGCCTCTACGCCTTCTGGCTGCCGGTACTCAAGCCGGCGCTGATCGCCGGTTTCCTGCTGGCCTTCACGTTGTCGCTGGACGATTTCGTGATCAGTTTCTTTACCAGCGGCCCCGGCAGCGTGACCCTGCCGATCTATATCTGGGGCAGCATCGCACGTCATGGCGTCACGCCTCAGACCAATGCGATCGCCAGCCTCATGATCGGTGCGGTGCTCCTGGTCGCACTGGCGCAAACCTTTTTCCAAGCCCGTCGACACGGGTACCTGTCGTCCCACGGCCAACCGTCCGCCTGA
- a CDS encoding bifunctional diguanylate cyclase/phosphodiesterase, giving the protein MSDDTAISLDETASPARIRRLTQVYKALSEINQAIVRMSEEAELFPLVCRVAVEFGGARMAWIGVGDPVTGRLVPVQRHGHGIEYLQHIKIAISDQEAEGQGPSATAFREGRPVIVNHFTTHPTTKPWHEQGIRFGWNSSGSFPIPRGGAAFAELVVYHTDEDFFDDEAVALFDEMARDISFALDNFDRVAQHESAVEALKSSERHFRAYFERSMVGMAATLPDRGWLEVNDALCNILGYSREELSGRTWASLTHPEDLQQNESLFARLQHGEIDEYTMEKRYLRKDGGIVHTHLAARAVRNDDGSLAYVVSLIENITPRKQAEARDRIREQALERVAKGVSLNELMEALIRDVEAGNPGMKCSILLLDDDGETLQTGAAPSLPAFYNEAVNGLRIGPGIGSCGAAAYSGVRVVAEDIATHPNWNGDFRQIAARAGLAACWSEPIRSAGGEVLGTFAIYHQRPCAPGMHEIAVIESAANLMGIAIDRRRAEEERHLASLIYRSSSEAMLVTDGDNRIVAINPAFTEITGYELADIHGQNPRILRSGRHDDEFYRLMWQAIASEGMWQGEIWNRRKNGEIFPAWLTINTVRADSGEVLRYVALGSDISDKVRSDELIWRQANFDFLTELPNRYMLHDRLEQEIRNAHRERSKLALLFIDLDRFKEVNDTLGHPVGDLLLIEAAERISACVRESDTVARLGGDEFTVILGHIAETRDAERIAQHILAALSVPFTFGRDSAYVTASIGITLYPEDSTDLEQLLRNADQAMYAAKSAGRNRLSYFTQALQESAQHRLRLINDLRGALSEMQLELHFQPIISLADRRVVKAEALLRWRHPERGMIRPDEFIPLAEETGLIIEIGDWVFRESARWAQRWTQDAHRKLQISVNMSPLQFQSENLIIDDWLNHLRKLGVAESAISIEITEGLLLNAHPEVIDRLLGFRDAGIQVAIDDFGTGYSALSYLKRFDIDYLKIDQSFISNLETEPNDLALSEAIVIMAHKLGLEVIAEGVETEAQCRRLREIGCDYGQGYLFSRPLPPESFERLLRQG; this is encoded by the coding sequence GTGAGCGACGACACGGCCATATCGCTGGACGAAACCGCATCGCCCGCACGCATACGGCGCCTGACCCAGGTCTACAAGGCACTCAGCGAGATCAACCAGGCCATCGTGCGCATGAGCGAGGAGGCCGAACTATTCCCGCTCGTCTGTCGTGTCGCGGTCGAGTTCGGTGGCGCCCGTATGGCCTGGATCGGCGTAGGTGACCCGGTGACCGGTCGACTGGTACCCGTGCAACGCCATGGGCACGGCATCGAGTACCTGCAACACATCAAGATCGCAATCAGCGATCAGGAAGCGGAGGGACAAGGTCCCTCCGCGACGGCCTTCAGGGAAGGTCGCCCCGTCATCGTCAATCATTTCACCACCCATCCCACAACCAAGCCCTGGCACGAACAGGGCATCCGCTTCGGCTGGAACAGCAGTGGGTCATTCCCGATCCCGCGAGGCGGCGCCGCCTTCGCCGAACTCGTTGTCTACCACACCGACGAGGATTTTTTCGACGACGAAGCCGTTGCCCTTTTCGACGAAATGGCTCGCGACATCAGTTTTGCGCTGGACAATTTCGACCGCGTGGCGCAGCACGAGTCGGCAGTCGAAGCACTCAAAAGCAGCGAACGCCACTTCCGCGCCTATTTCGAACGCTCCATGGTCGGCATGGCGGCCACATTGCCGGACCGTGGCTGGCTGGAAGTCAATGACGCGCTGTGCAACATACTCGGCTATAGCCGCGAGGAATTGTCCGGCCGGACGTGGGCATCCCTCACACATCCGGAGGATCTCCAGCAAAACGAATCCCTGTTCGCCCGCCTGCAACATGGCGAGATCGACGAATACACCATGGAAAAGCGCTACCTGCGCAAGGACGGCGGCATCGTCCACACCCATCTTGCCGCACGCGCGGTGCGTAACGACGATGGCAGCCTCGCCTATGTCGTGTCGCTGATTGAAAACATCACTCCCCGCAAGCAAGCCGAGGCACGCGACCGGATCCGCGAGCAGGCACTCGAACGCGTCGCCAAGGGCGTGTCTTTGAACGAACTGATGGAGGCGCTGATCCGCGACGTCGAGGCCGGCAACCCTGGCATGAAGTGTTCGATCCTGCTGCTTGACGATGACGGCGAAACCCTGCAGACCGGGGCCGCGCCCAGCCTGCCTGCGTTCTACAACGAGGCGGTCAACGGCCTGCGCATAGGCCCCGGCATCGGCTCCTGCGGCGCCGCCGCCTATAGCGGTGTGCGCGTCGTGGCCGAAGACATCGCCACGCACCCGAACTGGAACGGCGATTTCAGGCAGATTGCCGCGCGTGCGGGGCTTGCCGCCTGCTGGTCGGAACCCATTCGCTCGGCAGGCGGCGAAGTGCTCGGCACCTTCGCGATCTACCATCAGCGCCCGTGCGCGCCCGGCATGCACGAGATCGCCGTCATCGAGAGCGCCGCCAACCTGATGGGCATCGCCATCGATCGCCGGCGCGCCGAGGAGGAACGGCATCTCGCATCGCTGATCTACCGGAGCAGCAGCGAGGCCATGCTGGTCACGGATGGGGACAACCGCATCGTCGCCATCAACCCCGCCTTCACCGAAATCACCGGTTACGAACTCGCGGACATCCACGGCCAGAACCCGAGAATCCTGCGCTCCGGCCGGCACGACGACGAATTCTACCGGCTGATGTGGCAGGCCATCGCGAGCGAGGGCATGTGGCAAGGCGAAATCTGGAATCGCCGCAAGAACGGCGAAATCTTTCCTGCCTGGCTGACCATCAATACGGTACGCGCGGACAGCGGCGAAGTACTGCGCTACGTCGCCCTAGGCTCCGACATCAGCGACAAGGTGCGTTCAGACGAATTGATCTGGCGCCAGGCCAACTTCGATTTCCTCACGGAATTGCCCAACCGCTACATGCTGCACGACCGCCTCGAACAGGAGATTCGCAACGCCCATCGAGAACGCTCCAAACTCGCGTTGCTGTTCATCGATCTCGATCGGTTCAAGGAGGTCAACGACACGCTCGGGCACCCGGTCGGGGATCTGTTGCTCATCGAGGCAGCCGAGCGCATCAGCGCATGCGTACGCGAATCCGATACCGTCGCACGTCTGGGCGGCGACGAATTCACCGTCATTCTCGGTCATATCGCAGAGACCCGCGATGCCGAACGCATCGCCCAGCACATACTCGCAGCCCTGTCCGTGCCCTTTACCTTCGGCCGGGACTCCGCCTACGTCACCGCGAGTATCGGCATCACGCTCTACCCCGAGGATTCGACCGATCTCGAGCAGCTGCTGCGCAACGCCGACCAGGCCATGTACGCGGCCAAGAGCGCGGGCCGCAATCGCCTGAGCTATTTCACCCAGGCGCTGCAGGAATCGGCCCAGCATCGCCTGCGGCTGATCAACGACCTGCGCGGCGCGTTGTCCGAGATGCAGCTCGAACTGCACTTCCAGCCCATCATTTCTCTGGCCGACAGGCGCGTGGTCAAGGCCGAGGCCCTGCTCCGCTGGCGGCACCCCGAAAGGGGCATGATTCGCCCCGACGAATTCATCCCACTGGCCGAGGAGACCGGCCTGATCATCGAGATTGGCGACTGGGTGTTCCGTGAATCCGCGCGCTGGGCGCAGCGCTGGACGCAGGATGCGCATCGAAAGCTGCAGATTTCGGTCAACATGTCGCCGCTGCAGTTCCAGAGCGAAAACCTGATTATCGACGACTGGCTGAACCATCTGCGCAAGCTCGGCGTCGCCGAGAGCGCCATCAGCATCGAAATCACCGAAGGTCTGCTGCTCAACGCCCATCCGGAAGTCATCGACAGGCTGCTCGGCTTCCGCGATGCCGGCATCCAGGTCGCCATCGACGATTTCGGGACGGGCTATTCGGCGCTGTCCTATCTCAAGCGCTTCGATATCGACTACCTGAAGATCGACCAATCGTTCATCAGCAACCTCGAAACCGAGCCCAACGATCTCGCCTTGTCGGAAGCCATCGTCATCATGGCGCACAAACTCGGGCTTGAGGTCATCGCCGAAGGCGTCGAAACGGAAGCGCAGTGCCGGCGGTTGAGGGAGATCGGCTGCGACTATGGCCAGGGTTATCTGTTTTCCAGGCCGCTGCCCCCCGAATCATTCGAACGTCTGCTGCGCCAGGGCTGA
- a CDS encoding polyamine ABC transporter substrate-binding protein: protein MKLLKKSLLLLSIAALPALASAEQTLYLFNWTEYMNPKIIKQFEAKYHVKVVQTYYSSNSELLAKLNAGGTSQYDVVVPSNYMIERMAHAGLIRKLDKSKLPNFKNLMPEFQNTAYDPNDEYAIPYQWGTTALAYDTRKFKNPPQTWGILFDPKVNPSYPFALMGGSGQDTLHAACAYLGYGFNCDKVEQWKEAAKLVIETKKRHNFVGFVDGTPALHQLEKGVIAAGIVYNGDLANEIESSPKATKYIKYIIPKGGAEVWVDNMAIPSHAPNPELAYKFINFILDAKIGAELSNYNVYASPNAAAKPYLDKVLTSPLVQPTAEQWKRLHYMPGLKGEKMQAYQAIWRAVREH, encoded by the coding sequence ATGAAACTACTCAAGAAAAGCCTGTTGTTGCTTTCGATCGCGGCCTTGCCCGCGCTGGCCTCGGCCGAACAGACCCTGTATCTGTTCAACTGGACCGAGTACATGAATCCGAAGATCATCAAGCAGTTCGAGGCCAAGTATCACGTCAAGGTGGTGCAGACCTACTACTCCTCGAACTCCGAACTGCTCGCCAAGCTCAACGCCGGCGGCACCTCGCAGTACGACGTCGTCGTGCCGTCCAACTACATGATCGAACGTATGGCCCATGCAGGCCTGATCCGAAAACTCGACAAGTCGAAACTGCCGAACTTCAAGAATCTGATGCCGGAATTCCAAAACACGGCCTACGACCCGAACGACGAGTACGCCATCCCCTATCAGTGGGGTACCACGGCGCTGGCCTACGACACCCGCAAGTTCAAGAATCCTCCGCAGACCTGGGGCATTCTGTTCGACCCCAAGGTCAACCCCAGCTATCCCTTCGCGCTCATGGGCGGCAGCGGCCAGGACACCCTGCACGCCGCCTGCGCCTACCTCGGTTACGGCTTCAACTGCGACAAGGTCGAGCAGTGGAAGGAAGCAGCCAAGCTGGTCATCGAAACCAAGAAACGTCATAACTTCGTCGGTTTCGTCGACGGTACCCCGGCGCTGCACCAGCTCGAAAAGGGCGTGATCGCCGCCGGCATCGTCTACAACGGCGACCTCGCTAACGAAATCGAGAGCAGCCCGAAGGCGACCAAGTACATCAAGTACATCATCCCGAAGGGCGGCGCCGAGGTATGGGTGGACAACATGGCCATCCCGTCGCATGCGCCGAATCCCGAACTGGCGTACAAGTTCATCAACTTCATCCTCGACGCCAAGATCGGCGCCGAACTGTCTAACTACAACGTCTACGCCAGCCCCAATGCGGCCGCCAAGCCCTACCTCGACAAGGTGCTGACCTCGCCGCTGGTGCAGCCGACGGCCGAGCAATGGAAGCGCCTGCATTACATGCCGGGTCTCAAGGGCGAAAAAATGCAGGCCTATCAGGCCATCTGGCGCGCCGTGCGCGAACATTGA
- a CDS encoding hemerythrin domain-containing protein: MLLPTPSAGFEDPLGLLADCHRRMEIFCGRLELMPAHLDTHGSDETARRAAAGIVAYFEHAAPLHHADEETDLLPMMCRRACAPKARAAVAAWSVRIDEDHRAQSAAWHGVRAALQALSRGDGVQAPDAGMFVDMTRAHYRFEDETVLPLARTLLTAQDLTALGRAMARRREHDSRDGP, encoded by the coding sequence ATGTTGTTACCGACACCATCTGCCGGTTTTGAGGATCCTTTGGGTTTGCTCGCGGATTGCCACCGGCGCATGGAAATATTCTGTGGCCGGCTCGAGCTTATGCCGGCACACCTGGATACACACGGTTCCGATGAGACGGCACGCAGGGCGGCGGCCGGTATCGTGGCCTATTTCGAGCATGCCGCGCCCCTGCACCATGCCGACGAGGAGACAGATTTGCTGCCGATGATGTGTCGTCGCGCATGCGCCCCCAAGGCACGGGCGGCGGTGGCGGCATGGAGCGTCCGCATCGATGAGGATCATCGCGCCCAGTCGGCTGCCTGGCACGGTGTGCGTGCCGCGCTGCAGGCATTGAGTCGCGGGGATGGCGTGCAGGCGCCGGATGCCGGAATGTTTGTCGACATGACACGGGCGCATTACCGCTTCGAGGACGAGACGGTATTGCCGCTGGCGCGAACACTGCTTACGGCACAAGACCTGACGGCGCTCGGACGCGCCATGGCGAGACGGCGCGAGCATGATTCTCGGGACGGGCCCTAG
- a CDS encoding hemerythrin domain-containing protein: protein METLREERPVVRKPAMPLPASYVRFSRTPVFDGGHMPPGLCESHHTTHGVWVEIVIERGALEYRWLDGSGRCWQLVAGEIGVIPAGLPHRVTPASEDTRFYLRLYRKDVAPASQADRDPPRQTLDLRRLPMRLRDRALSDVFDVLLSGQALTVVDDRDLRALFERFVPPRRLALLWLMQADSPARRVVSVCRREARHAARIGEVLQADHARLDALLDAATARAESGEGGGDALGDLIWGLRRHMAFEEQRLFPLFVASGGTAAPTRVMRDEHVDIEKRLGRLAGAPADVETLAGLRDQLERHNFKEEGVLYPLIDANLDGHHAALVEAFSVGD, encoded by the coding sequence ATGGAGACGCTGCGTGAGGAGAGGCCAGTCGTGCGCAAGCCGGCGATGCCGTTGCCGGCAAGTTACGTGCGGTTCAGCCGTACGCCGGTCTTTGACGGTGGACACATGCCGCCGGGGCTGTGCGAATCACATCATACGACGCATGGCGTGTGGGTCGAGATCGTGATCGAGCGCGGCGCGCTGGAATATCGTTGGCTGGATGGTTCGGGCAGATGCTGGCAGCTTGTTGCCGGCGAGATCGGCGTGATTCCGGCGGGTCTGCCGCATCGCGTGACGCCGGCCAGCGAAGACACACGTTTTTATCTGCGGCTGTACCGCAAGGACGTCGCGCCCGCATCGCAAGCCGATCGCGATCCGCCGCGTCAAACCCTGGATCTGCGCCGGCTGCCGATGCGTCTGCGCGATCGCGCCTTGTCCGACGTGTTCGACGTGCTGCTGTCAGGGCAGGCGCTCACCGTCGTCGACGACCGTGACCTGCGCGCACTATTCGAGCGCTTCGTGCCGCCGCGACGGCTGGCTTTGTTATGGTTGATGCAGGCGGATTCACCGGCGCGAAGGGTGGTCAGCGTGTGTCGCCGCGAAGCCCGGCATGCGGCGCGCATCGGAGAGGTGCTGCAGGCCGATCATGCCCGTCTCGACGCATTGCTCGATGCCGCCACAGCGCGTGCGGAGTCGGGAGAGGGGGGCGGCGACGCCCTCGGCGATCTGATCTGGGGTCTGCGCCGGCATATGGCCTTCGAAGAACAGCGCCTGTTTCCGCTGTTCGTGGCAAGCGGCGGGACAGCGGCGCCGACGCGGGTGATGCGGGACGAGCATGTCGACATCGAGAAGCGCTTGGGGCGGCTGGCGGGCGCTCCTGCGGATGTCGAAACGCTGGCCGGATTGCGCGACCAGCTCGAACGACACAATTTCAAGGAAGAGGGCGTCCTGTACCCTCTCATCGATGCGAATCTGGATGGACACCATGCCGCCTTGGTCGAGGCCTTCAGCGTCGGCGATTGA
- a CDS encoding ABC transporter permease, with protein sequence MKAVLRRGFHFALTVGPGVAWITLFLFLPSLLMALLAFMTNDPYGQPALPLTVHAFTQVAGYSFLGWSPGNLEVVWRSLLQAAYTTVATALLAYPLAFFIARAPVRYRPVLLLLVIVPSWTNQVVRTYAWMQILAPDTWLSHVAVALGFLPQHMGLYPSSFAVSMGLVYNYLPYMVLPIYASVEKLDWRLVDAVRDLYASGWRVFRHGVFPQTVPGLLAGIILVAIPAFGAYIVPQLLGGDRAMLLGNLIAQQFSSMPDWPFGAALTLVMLLFTFGGLVVFRRMARRLNAGEANLL encoded by the coding sequence ATGAAGGCGGTGTTGCGGCGCGGTTTCCATTTCGCTCTCACCGTCGGTCCGGGCGTGGCCTGGATCACGCTGTTCCTGTTTCTGCCCAGCCTGCTGATGGCTCTGCTCGCGTTCATGACCAACGACCCCTACGGTCAACCGGCGCTGCCGCTGACCGTGCACGCGTTCACACAGGTCGCCGGCTACAGCTTCCTGGGCTGGAGTCCGGGCAATCTCGAGGTGGTCTGGCGCTCGCTGTTGCAGGCCGCCTACACCACGGTTGCCACGGCGTTGCTGGCGTACCCGCTGGCCTTCTTCATCGCCCGCGCGCCGGTTCGCTACCGCCCGGTGCTGCTGCTGCTGGTCATCGTGCCCTCGTGGACCAACCAGGTGGTGCGCACCTACGCCTGGATGCAGATTTTGGCGCCCGACACCTGGCTGTCCCATGTTGCCGTCGCGCTCGGTTTCCTGCCGCAGCATATGGGCCTTTATCCGAGCAGTTTCGCGGTCTCCATGGGGCTGGTCTACAACTACCTGCCGTACATGGTGTTGCCGATCTACGCTTCAGTGGAAAAACTCGACTGGCGCCTGGTCGACGCCGTGCGCGATCTCTACGCCAGCGGCTGGCGGGTATTCCGCCATGGTGTGTTCCCGCAGACCGTGCCGGGTCTACTGGCCGGCATCATCCTGGTGGCCATACCTGCCTTCGGCGCCTATATCGTGCCGCAGCTGCTCGGCGGCGACCGGGCGATGCTGCTCGGCAATCTGATCGCGCAGCAGTTCAGCTCGATGCCCGACTGGCCCTTCGGCGCCGCGCTCACCCTGGTGATGCTGCTGTTCACCTTCGGCGGGCTGGTCGTGTTCCGTCGCATGGCCCGGCGCCTCAATGCCGGCGAGGCGAACCTGCTATGA
- a CDS encoding Crp/Fnr family transcriptional regulator, which yields MIETLQDIGLFASLDQHQLDSLARHIGRRKLARGETLFDAGTPARTFFLLRTGHIKLFMLSRQGGEKVMNIVAPGDTFAEGVAFMEHPVYPVGAEALEASEVWTVDAAVFRSLLLESPVACLALLGRQTRRIQGLLAEIEAQTLEGAHYRLIAYLLAQAQSDRSLELPASKTVIAAHLAIKPETLSRLLGELQRRGLVQVHARSVHLLDIPGLRTLAAAPTLHT from the coding sequence ATGATCGAAACCCTGCAGGACATCGGTCTTTTCGCCAGCCTGGACCAACACCAGCTCGACAGCCTGGCACGCCACATCGGACGTCGAAAACTCGCGCGCGGCGAGACCTTGTTCGATGCCGGCACGCCGGCGCGCACCTTCTTCCTGCTGCGCACGGGGCATATCAAACTGTTCATGCTCTCCCGGCAGGGAGGCGAAAAGGTGATGAATATCGTCGCACCGGGCGACACCTTCGCCGAAGGCGTCGCCTTCATGGAGCACCCCGTCTATCCGGTCGGCGCAGAGGCGCTCGAAGCCAGCGAGGTGTGGACCGTGGATGCCGCGGTTTTCCGCTCCTTACTGCTGGAATCCCCAGTCGCCTGTCTGGCGCTGCTCGGGCGGCAAACGCGTCGCATCCAGGGGCTGTTGGCGGAAATCGAGGCGCAGACGCTCGAAGGCGCACACTACCGGCTGATCGCCTACCTGCTGGCACAGGCGCAATCCGATCGGAGTCTCGAACTGCCCGCGTCGAAAACCGTGATCGCCGCCCATCTCGCGATCAAGCCGGAAACCTTGTCGCGCCTGCTCGGCGAACTGCAACGGCGTGGCCTGGTGCAGGTACACGCGCGCAGCGTGCACCTGCTCGACATTCCCGGCCTGCGCACGCTCGCGGCCGCCCCCACCCTGCACACCTGA
- a CDS encoding ABC transporter ATP-binding protein — MATALDRRTTPTGQTGASTGVGLEVVNLSKRYDGHPALAGVDLKVRPGEFFTLLGPSGCGKTTLLRLIAGLERPDGGDVLIDGREVTTQAAHARKVNTVFQSYALFPHLNVADNVAFGLRMQGMDKPARQRKVAEMLAFMHIEALAGRRPEQLSGGQQQRVALARALVNEPQILLLDEPLSALDAKLRAELQLELKRTQRRLGMTFVLVTHDQAEALTLSDRIAVMRDGLVEQVGGVTELYERPRTAYVAEFLGQANSLEVNGITGDEVDTPIGRLRLHEPPAAGLHQVMVRPERLSLGATADEACNRFEARVVERIYLGAGTRYALDVGGAALVAMVTHQSHDTHLPAEGETVQVQVHPRDIVPLAER, encoded by the coding sequence GTGGCGACAGCATTGGACCGACGGACGACCCCGACCGGCCAGACCGGTGCCTCGACAGGCGTTGGTCTCGAGGTGGTCAATCTCAGCAAACGGTATGACGGCCATCCCGCGCTGGCGGGCGTCGATCTCAAGGTGCGTCCCGGCGAGTTCTTCACCCTGCTCGGCCCCTCCGGCTGCGGCAAAACCACGCTGCTGCGTCTGATCGCGGGGCTGGAGCGCCCCGATGGCGGCGACGTGCTGATCGACGGCCGCGAGGTCACAACCCAGGCTGCCCACGCGCGCAAGGTCAATACGGTATTCCAATCCTACGCCTTGTTTCCCCATCTCAACGTGGCCGACAACGTCGCCTTCGGCCTGCGCATGCAAGGCATGGACAAGCCCGCGCGCCAGCGCAAGGTGGCCGAGATGCTCGCCTTCATGCACATCGAGGCACTGGCGGGCAGGCGGCCGGAGCAGCTTTCCGGCGGGCAGCAGCAGCGTGTGGCGCTGGCCCGCGCGCTGGTCAACGAACCGCAGATTCTGCTGCTCGACGAACCCCTGTCGGCGCTCGATGCCAAACTGCGCGCAGAACTGCAACTGGAGCTCAAGCGTACCCAGCGGAGGCTCGGCATGACCTTCGTCCTGGTGACCCACGACCAGGCGGAGGCGCTGACCCTGTCCGACCGCATCGCGGTAATGCGCGACGGGCTGGTGGAGCAGGTCGGCGGCGTCACCGAACTTTACGAGCGCCCGCGCACGGCTTATGTCGCGGAATTTCTGGGGCAGGCCAACAGTCTGGAGGTCAACGGCATCACCGGCGACGAGGTGGATACGCCCATCGGCCGGTTGCGCCTGCACGAGCCACCGGCCGCAGGTCTGCACCAGGTGATGGTGCGCCCCGAACGACTCTCGCTGGGTGCGACGGCCGATGAGGCCTGCAACCGTTTCGAGGCCCGCGTGGTCGAGCGTATCTATCTCGGCGCCGGCACTCGTTACGCACTGGACGTCGGCGGCGCGGCATTGGTGGCGATGGTCACGCACCAGTCTCATGACACGCACTTGCCCGCAGAGGGCGAGACCGTGCAGGTGCAGGTGCATCCGCGCGACATCGTGCCTCTGGCGGAGCGCTGA